A segment of the Rana temporaria unplaced genomic scaffold, aRanTem1.1, whole genome shotgun sequence genome:
CAGATAACACCTCCATCACTGGCAGGGGGTGCCGGGAGCAGAGATGGCACATGGGACAGGTGGGACAAGAACTTCTCCAGGCTGATCCCTCTCAATGTATCTGGCTGGGAGTCTCACTCAGATACTGCACGCAATATCCGCGGCTATCGGCCAAATTGTGCAAAACTATAAATACAAATTGCATTGTGTCACATATGTGAAGACAAAGACCAAGAGACTCACAAGGGACAATTCATAGGACACTTACCGACTAGACACCCAATGGTTCCTTCATAGAAGGTGCATATTACAGATGGGCTGGATGGTCTTTCTGCAGGGACTCTTGAGGACATCCATCAGATGCAGATACAATGTGTTGAGTTCCCTCCAAACATAGGAGCTTGTAAAATTGAATTTTTCACAGGTGTGATTCGGCGGTTCTCAGAAATCGCTGTGAGCTGGTAGGTCCCAAAATACGAACTGTGACCCTTCGCGTTTAGGCTTAGCAGGGTGGGAGAGGGAGTCGCTGGAACCCTCGTAGGCGCTCTTAGCAATCAAATGTGGTTTAACAACCCCATCATCTGCTACTTCCAAGTCTTGCCTGGAACCTCGTAGGCGGTCTTAGCAATCAGATGAGGTTTGACAACCCCCATCATCTGCTACCTCCAAGTCTTGGCTGGAACCTCGTAGGCGGTCTTAGCAATCAGATGAGGTTTGACAACCCCCATCATCTACTACCTCCAAGTCTTGGCCAGTGGTGTCTACCGATGCCTCATAGACATCAGATTGCCAGCAAGCCCAGCAAAAAACTGGGTCAACTGGGAAATGCCAATCTAATGTCTATTCAATGAAACCAACGCTGAGAGGACCATCGTTCCTCCACATTGCGCCAAAGTTGTCGTAAAATACCTTCATACCGTCCTCTGACCCCACAACACCTCCATCCCAATCCTTGGTCTTCATCAGAGCTATTGTAGCACTGATGCCTCATAGGAGTCGGGAGTCATGTGACTCCTGCCATGatgggggtcatgtgatcactagGAGTcgcattttcttattatttatccaTCTAAGATTTATAATAATTCTGTTTATTGGGAGGCATCAATTTAGGGGGTTCtcagatgacaggtccacttttatATAACATCTCGCAAGGGAATTATTTAGTGTTCGTAAACTTTACCATGTCGGCGTTTCacattttagatttttatttctttttaaacaTTAATTTTTCTGTTTAATTGTCCTGGAACGATCGGCGCTCATATTTTAAGTGGTTAGTATTAGAAGGAGAAAACACGCAGACAAGGACAGACAGGGACAGAGGACTGAGGTCAGGACTGCAGACAAGAGAACAATACAAGACACATTGTACAAATCCAACAATGGCTACTCTGGATGACCTGCCATATAATGAGCCCTAACCCAACAATGACTGCTCTAGGTGACCCGCCATATAATGAGCCCTAACCCAACAATGGCTACTCTGGATGACCCACTATATAATGTGCCCTAACCCAACAATGACTGCTCTGGATGACCCGCCATATAATGAGCCATAACCCAACAATGGCTGCTCTGAATGACCTGTCATATAATAAGCCATAACCCAACAATGGCTGCTCTAGGTGACCCGCCATATAATGAGCCATAACCCAACAATGGCTGCTCTAGGTGACCCGCCATATAATGAGCCATAACCCAACAATGGCTGCTCTAGGTAACCCGCCATATAATGAGCCATGATCCAACAATGGCTGCTCTAAGTGACCCGCCATATAATGAGCCATGATCCAACAATGGCTGCTCTAAGTGACCCGCCATATAATGAGCCATAACCCAACATTGGCTGCTCTGGATGACCCGTCATATAATGAGCCAAAAACCCAACAATACAGTAGCTACTCTAGGTGAACCGCCATATAATGTGCCATAACCCAACAATGGCTGCTCTAGGTGACCCGCCATATAATGTGCCATAACCTAACAATGGCTGCTCTTGGTGACCACCCCATATAATGGGCCCTTACCCAACAATGGCTGCTTTGAATGACCCGCCATATAATGTGTCATAACCCAACAATGGCTGCTCTGGATGGTCCGCCATATAATGAGCCATAAACCAACAATGGCTGCTCTAGGTGACCCGCCATATAATGAGCCTTAACCCAACAATGGCTACTCTGGATGACCTGTCATATAATGAGCTATAACCCTACAATGGCTGCTCTAGGTGACCCGCCATATAATGAGCCATAACCCAACAATGGCTGCTCTAGGTGACCCGCCATCTAATGTACAATAACCCCACATTGGCTGCTCTAGGTGACCTGCCATATAATGTGCCATAACCCAACAATTGCTGCTCTAGGTGACCTGCCATATAATGTGACATTACGCAACATTGGCTGCTCTGGATGACCCGCTATATAATGTGCCATAACCCAACAATGGCTGCTCTTGGTGACCACCCCATATAATGGGCCCTAACCCAACAATGGCTGCTCTGGATGACCTGCCATATAATGAGCCATAACCCAACAATGGCTGCTCTGGATGACCCGCCATATAATGAGCCATAACACAACAATGGCTGCTATGGATGACCCGCCATATAATGAGCCATAACCCAACAATGGCTGCTCTGGATGACCCGCCATATAATGTGTCATAAGCCAACAATGAGCCCTGCTCTAACTGTTGTAAGTTACCTTTCAACCTCAGGTCTAGCTGGAGTTGTGTGACCCCCATGCTGAAA
Coding sequences within it:
- the LOC120922011 gene encoding pancreatic secretory granule membrane major glycoprotein GP2-like; this encodes MAAYKDPQFGTPYASNEIVLGSEIYVALYVYPTDGDTYVLRLEDCAASPTADRSDTKALRLISQGCANDSLTQIIQNGNSREVRMKIRSSQFQDFTTVYLFCDARLCVKSAEECTACKSQSFSMGVTQLQLDLRLKGNLQQLEQGSLLAYDTLYGGSSRAAIVGLWLIIWRVIHSSHCCVMAHYMAGHPEQPLLGYGSLYGRSSRAAIVGLGPIIWGGHQEQPLLGYGTLYSGSSRAANVA